From Rhizobium sp. NZLR1, a single genomic window includes:
- a CDS encoding YjhX family toxin — protein sequence MDISRTEQRILHLMAQGGRIEISRDDDRKIEAVSCFTRDGWLYPGVDLDLFRRLKRLRAIKSSSGQPYRITERGLSLVRAQLNNR from the coding sequence ATGGACATTTCCCGCACGGAGCAGCGCATCCTGCATCTCATGGCCCAAGGCGGCCGCATCGAAATTTCTCGCGACGACGACAGGAAGATCGAGGCAGTCAGTTGCTTCACCCGCGACGGCTGGCTCTATCCCGGCGTCGATCTCGATCTCTTTCGCAGGCTGAAGCGGCTGAGAGCGATCAAGTCCTCCAGCGGCCAGCCCTACCGGATCACCGAAAGAGGACTGAGTTTGGTCAGGGCGCAATTGAACAACAGGTAA
- a CDS encoding GNAT family N-acetyltransferase has translation MIHIRNARDGEAVLLSEIGLRAWQKAMAAIGESHAMIDAARNAFRNFVENDWLTITVVEQNGQVAGWAAREGLDENISDFWIDPVFARQGLGSALLERIEKEIADRGFEKAAMQTHSGNNEAIGFFRKHGYSIHWLSVAYNPKLDRDVPSVGLTKTLVSDGKGGYGQEF, from the coding sequence TTGATCCACATTCGCAATGCCCGCGACGGCGAAGCGGTGCTATTGAGCGAGATCGGGCTGAGGGCCTGGCAAAAGGCGATGGCGGCGATCGGCGAATCGCACGCGATGATCGACGCAGCCCGCAACGCCTTTCGCAACTTCGTGGAAAACGACTGGCTGACTATCACCGTCGTCGAGCAGAATGGCCAGGTCGCAGGCTGGGCGGCGCGCGAGGGTTTGGACGAAAACATCTCGGATTTCTGGATCGATCCCGTCTTCGCCCGCCAGGGGCTGGGCTCCGCCCTCCTTGAGCGGATCGAAAAGGAGATCGCTGATCGAGGTTTCGAGAAGGCGGCGATGCAGACCCATTCCGGCAACAACGAGGCGATCGGCTTCTTCCGGAAACACGGCTACAGCATCCACTGGCTCTCGGTCGCCTATAATCCGAAGCTCGACCGCGACGTGCCCTCGGTCGGGCTGACGAAAACGCTGGTTTC